From Pelagibacterium flavum:
TCTGGTGGGGCAGGCGATTGGCGCGCATCACCAATATCCCGATGGGCTGGTGCTGTTCCTTGGGACAATGTTCGCGCCGATCGAGGATCGCCATGAGCCCGGTTCGGGGTTCACCCATGAATATGGAGACATGGTAACCATCGCAACGCCGCTGCTGGGCCGTCTCGTCAATGAGATGCAGGCAACCGATAGCTGTCCGCCCTGGACATACGGAACGCGGGCATTGATGCGCAATCTCGCGCAGCGCGGACTTCTTGAGGGAGTTGGAACGGCATGACGGTACATTCGCTCGGCAATCTCGAACCCCAAATTGCCGCAGATGCGGGTTTTATTGCTCACAATGCAACGATCGTCGGCAATGTGCGGATTGCCGCGCGTGCTAGCGTGTGGTTTGGGGCGGTGATCAGGGGCGACAATGAGCTGATCGAGATCGGTGAGTCGTCAAACGTGCAGGACAATGCCGTCATGCACACCGATCCAGGCTTTCCGTTGACTATCGGGTCGGGTTGTACAATCGGCCATCTCGCTTGTCTGCACGGCTGTACGATAGGAGATGGTAGCTTGGTGGGAATGCGTGCAGTCATTCTTAATGGCGCAAAAATTGGAAAGTACTGCCTGATAGGGGCAGGGTCGTTGGTCACCGAAACCATGCTTGTTCCTGATTGTAGCTTGGTGATCGGCGTCCCAGGAAAAGTTGTCCGTACCCTGTCTGAGGAACAAATCGCCGATCTAGGTAAATCGGCGAGTACCTATCTATCACGATCCGAACGTTTCACGCGTCAATTTGTTGAAAACCCAAAGGAAATTAAATTTTGGCCGGCGTAGATGTTGATCTGGGTCAAGCGGGGCGATGCGGGCCCCGGTCTTGCCACTCTCGCTTACTGATTGAGCGGCAGCTTTGGAAAGATCGAGACATTGGGCGTCTGCCGACACGATATTCCGACCGGAAGGGTTGGAAACGGCCGGATGCCGAATGTCAGCTTTCCCTGATTCCCTGCTACAACCCGACAGGCAGCTAGCGGCCCCCAATCCGCCACCAACGTCATGTTCGAACCCGTCATGGTGGTCCACAAATACCGATGTGGATAGGGTTGCCAGGAAACGAGTGCGATCGCCTACCGCTTTGGCATGCTTTTGCCTCTGAGATCACGTTTCTGTGCTGCTGTCCTGAATTGTGCGTTAGCTGCGCCGTACCCATTGTAGCCATTTCGACGCTCGACAATTTCAAAGAAAAAGCCGTCGCCGTAAAGGCGCGAATAGAGCTGAAGATATTCCCCGCCGGTGTCGTCGCGATCATAGAGGATGTTGCCGGTCCTGAGCTGGTCAACGAACGCGTCATCCAGCCCAAATCTGGCCTGTAGATCGGCAAAGTAGTTGGGGGAGATTTCAAGGAAGGCGAAGCCGGTGGCCCTGAGCGCTTGTGCGGTCTCTAAAATGTCGGAAGAGGCGAACGCGATATGCTGGACTGACGAACCGAAGCTTTCCGAAATGAAATGCCCGGCGAGCGTCGAGCGTTGGTCGGCGCCGTTGAGTGTGAACCGGATAGTGCCGTTATCGTTCTCGATGACCTGCGATCGCACCAGACCCGCGGGGTCGACAACGTCGAGCATCGGGGTTTTGTGTGTGTCGAACAGCGTGGTGTAGAACAGCAGCCAAGTGAGCAGTTCTTCGTAATTCATGGTCTGGCCGACATGATCAACATGCGTAATGCCCATGTCAGGAGCGTCCAGCGTGCCGACCGGAGTGAATTCCGTCTCCCAGACCCTTGCCAGTTCGGTCTTGCCATCCACGAAATGCATGAGCCCGCCGCCTACCCCGCGAATGGCGGGGATTTTGAGCTCGCCCGGCCCCACCGGCTGCTCGAACGGTTCGGCCCCCAGCGCCCGCGCACGTTCGACGGTCGCTCGCGCGTCTTCGACCTTGAGGCCGATATCGCACACACAGGTACCATGCATGAGATAGGCCGAATGGGCAAAGCCCTCGCGCTCTGTGTTTATGACGATATTGACCCCGCCATTGCGGTAGAGATCGACATGCTTGGCGATGTGGCGCCCTTTGTGGGCAAAACCCATCGAGGCCAACATGGCCTTGAGATCTTCTGCCTCGGTCTCGTTGGCGGCAAATTCAATGAACTCCACACCCTGGACGGCAATCGGGGGCGGCATGGGCGCCAGGTCGATTCTGATGGCCGGCTCTGTGCGTCGCACAGCGTCCATAAGCGCTACCAATGAGCGATGGCCGTCGGCGGCGATGGTGCCGGGCGAGCCGCCGCGGAACTGGTCATTAAAGATTTCCAGCGACCACATACCGTCATATCCAGTGGCGGCCACGGCCGCAGCAAACCCTGTGACATCGAGATCGCCCTGTCCGGGCATGGTGCGGAAATGGCGGCTCCAATAGAGCAGATCCATGTCGATCAGCGGGGCGTCGGCAAGCTGGACAAAGAAAATCTTGTCGCCCGGTATCGAGCGGATGGTTTGGGGATCGATCTTTCGCGCTATTGTGTGAAAGCTGTCAACGATCAGCCCGACATTGGCATGATCGGCACGCCGTACGATCTCCCAGGCATCGCGATGGTCGTTGACATGCCGCCCCCAGGCTAGCGCTTCATAACCGATGCGCAAGCCGCGCCGCGCGGCGCGCTCGCCCAGCTGACGCAAATCGGCCGCGGCCCGGTCGATGCCGCCCATCGCGACGGGCGAGACGTTCGAGCAAATGAGCACCAGATCGGTGCCCAGCTCTTCCATCACATCGAACTTGCGCTCGGCTCGATCGAATGCCCGACTGCGCTCGGGCTCGGGCAGCCCTTCGAAATCGCGGAACGGCTGGAACAGCGAAATCTCGAGCCCATGATCCCGCACCATGCGTCCCACTTCGCGCGGGCCGCCATCGAAGGCCAGAAAGTCGTTCTCGAAAATCTCGATTCCGTCAAATCCGGCTCCGGCAATCGCTGCAAGCTTTTCGCGCAGATCGCCGCTGATCGACACCGTCGCGATTGAGGTCTTCATTGCGGCTCCTAAAACATACGAACTGGTTCGTACATTCTACAGATGGCTTAGCCCGCCGGTCAATCCACTGCTGGTCCGCCAGCATAAAGGACAACGGCGAAGCTAGATATATTCTGGCTTGGCCAAATACCTAAATACCATGTCGATGGTGTTCTGGCGCAAACTTGCCTGACTTTGGGCCGAACCCATGTCGCGACCGAAAAGATGAGAGAACGTGGCCCGGTTTGAGACGTTGAAAAAGCACAGCGCGCTGATCTGCCAGTGTATTTCAAGTGGATCGAGCCCCTCTCTGAAGACGCCTTCAGCGACGCCCTTGGCATAGATCGATCCGATCCGTGCGATGGCGGCCTCGTTGACCGCACGCAGTGCGGGCGAGCGCTCCATATAGCGGCCCGAATGGATGTTTTCGATCATCACCATTCGGATGAAATCCTCGTGCTCGGAATGGTGATCAAACGTAAACCCCACAAGGCGGCGGAGCCCCTCGAGCGGCGGCAGGCTTTCGATGTCGAGTTCGGCTTCCCCCTCACGCACCACGCGATAGGCGTTTTCGAGAGCGCTGACGTAAAGGCCTTCCTTGTCCCCGAAATAATAGTAGATCATCCGCTTGCTGGCGCGGGTCTTCTCGGCGATTTCGTCGATACGCGCTCCGGCCAACCCGTTGAGGGCAAATTCACTGGACGCAACTTCAATGATGTTGCGCCGCGTACCCTCGGGGTCCTGCTGGCGACGGCCGGGCCGCTTGCTGTCTTCAGTTTTGCTCAATATCCCGCCCCCGCCACAGCCCATGGCCGATTGACTAAACTAACTAGTTCGTACATTAATCACCTATTGTCGCGCCTGCATTTAGGTCGAGACGCTCAAAAAACACAAGGGCAAGCCAAATTGCTCAAAGGGGAATGCATTTGACCGCGGCTTCAGCATCAACGGGATCTTCAGGCATGGCGAAACTGGGCAGCGGCCTTACGGAATTGCTCAATATTGGCGCCAAGGGTGCGATCCACATCGGACTGCTGGGCCGCGGAATTGGCGCGTCGCTCTCCCCGATCATGCACCGCCAGGAGGGGGAACGACAGGGACTTGATTACCACTACCATCTGATCGATTTCGACGCCCTTGATCTGGGCAACGAGCATTTGGGCGATGTGATCGATCTGCTCGAAAAAGTCGGCTTCCGCGGCGTCAATGTTACCCACCCGTTCAAACAGGCCGTCCTCGATCACCTCAATCAGCTCGCTCCCGATGCGAAAGAGATCGGCGCGGTCAATACGGTGCTGTTTGATGGCGGCCAGCGCAGTGGCCATAACACCGATTGCTGGGGATTTGCCGAAAGCTTCCGGCGCGGCCTGCCAGGTGCCGGGCGCAAACGCGTGCTTCAGATCGGGGCAGGGGGCGCCGGCGCTGCCGTTGCCCGCGCCCTCGTCGAAGTGGGTGTTGAACAGTTGTTGGTGTTCGATACCGATGCCACCCGCAGCCAGGGCCTCGCGACGCGCATGTGCGAGATGGGCTACGGGGTCGCCGCAGTCGCGGACGTCTCATCGGCCGCGTCTTCCGATGGCATCGTCAATGCAACTCCCGTTGGCATGGACAAATATCCCGGCGTGCCGGTCGATATCGAGCTTATGCACCCGGGTCAATGGATCGCCGATATCATCTATTTCCCGCGCGAAACAGTGTTGATCAAGCGCGCGGCAGCGCTCGGATGCGCAACGCTACCAGGGGCCGGGATGGCAATATTTCAGGCGGTCAAAGCGTTCGAACTCTTTACCGGGCGCTCTCCATCGGCCGAGGAAATGACCCGCACTTTCCAGTCGGCGGCCTGATCGGCAGACCTTAGAGCCTGCCGGTACTCAAGATGTGATCGATGCCCGAGTGGATGTGTTGAGCCAATTTGGCCTGCGCCCCGGCAACATCGCGCTCGAGGGCCAGCCGGAACAGCTCCTTGTGGTCCTCGGAAACACCATCCCCACGAAAGCTCACCGCCAGAAGGTGATAGCGCATGAAGCGGTCGAAGATCGATTGGTGGATCGCTAGCAACGACTTTGAGCCGCAGGCCGAGATCAGCGCGTGATGGAAGGCGAAATCATATTTGATCCACTCGAACGTCCGGTTCGCATCCCCGCCGAGCAGCGCCTTTTCGATCGATGACAGCTTGTGATGGGCCGCAACGACATCTGCTTCCCAATCGAGGTCG
This genomic window contains:
- a CDS encoding gamma carbonic anhydrase family protein, producing MTVHSLGNLEPQIAADAGFIAHNATIVGNVRIAARASVWFGAVIRGDNELIEIGESSNVQDNAVMHTDPGFPLTIGSGCTIGHLACLHGCTIGDGSLVGMRAVILNGAKIGKYCLIGAGSLVTETMLVPDCSLVIGVPGKVVRTLSEEQIADLGKSASTYLSRSERFTRQFVENPKEIKFWPA
- a CDS encoding bifunctional sugar phosphate isomerase/epimerase/4-hydroxyphenylpyruvate dioxygenase family protein, with the translated sequence MKTSIATVSISGDLREKLAAIAGAGFDGIEIFENDFLAFDGGPREVGRMVRDHGLEISLFQPFRDFEGLPEPERSRAFDRAERKFDVMEELGTDLVLICSNVSPVAMGGIDRAAADLRQLGERAARRGLRIGYEALAWGRHVNDHRDAWEIVRRADHANVGLIVDSFHTIARKIDPQTIRSIPGDKIFFVQLADAPLIDMDLLYWSRHFRTMPGQGDLDVTGFAAAVAATGYDGMWSLEIFNDQFRGGSPGTIAADGHRSLVALMDAVRRTEPAIRIDLAPMPPPIAVQGVEFIEFAANETEAEDLKAMLASMGFAHKGRHIAKHVDLYRNGGVNIVINTEREGFAHSAYLMHGTCVCDIGLKVEDARATVERARALGAEPFEQPVGPGELKIPAIRGVGGGLMHFVDGKTELARVWETEFTPVGTLDAPDMGITHVDHVGQTMNYEELLTWLLFYTTLFDTHKTPMLDVVDPAGLVRSQVIENDNGTIRFTLNGADQRSTLAGHFISESFGSSVQHIAFASSDILETAQALRATGFAFLEISPNYFADLQARFGLDDAFVDQLRTGNILYDRDDTGGEYLQLYSRLYGDGFFFEIVERRNGYNGYGAANAQFRTAAQKRDLRGKSMPKR
- a CDS encoding TetR family transcriptional regulator yields the protein MSKTEDSKRPGRRQQDPEGTRRNIIEVASSEFALNGLAGARIDEIAEKTRASKRMIYYYFGDKEGLYVSALENAYRVVREGEAELDIESLPPLEGLRRLVGFTFDHHSEHEDFIRMVMIENIHSGRYMERSPALRAVNEAAIARIGSIYAKGVAEGVFREGLDPLEIHWQISALCFFNVSNRATFSHLFGRDMGSAQSQASLRQNTIDMVFRYLAKPEYI
- a CDS encoding shikimate dehydrogenase, which translates into the protein MAKLGSGLTELLNIGAKGAIHIGLLGRGIGASLSPIMHRQEGERQGLDYHYHLIDFDALDLGNEHLGDVIDLLEKVGFRGVNVTHPFKQAVLDHLNQLAPDAKEIGAVNTVLFDGGQRSGHNTDCWGFAESFRRGLPGAGRKRVLQIGAGGAGAAVARALVEVGVEQLLVFDTDATRSQGLATRMCEMGYGVAAVADVSSAASSDGIVNATPVGMDKYPGVPVDIELMHPGQWIADIIYFPRETVLIKRAAALGCATLPGAGMAIFQAVKAFELFTGRSPSAEEMTRTFQSAA
- a CDS encoding GntR family transcriptional regulator, encoding MANAKPLHDAMDEISDTVGEQAFRKIRGDIVSGDLKPGQKLKLEQLKSKYGVSVSTLREILNRLTTEDLVVAEGQRGFEVSPASVDNLREVGDLRLVLENHALALSFAAGDLDWEADVVAAHHKLSSIEKALLGGDANRTFEWIKYDFAFHHALISACGSKSLLAIHQSIFDRFMRYHLLAVSFRGDGVSEDHKELFRLALERDVAGAQAKLAQHIHSGIDHILSTGRL